A region of the Callithrix jacchus isolate 240 chromosome 5, calJac240_pri, whole genome shotgun sequence genome:
CCCACCATTGGGAACACGGCTGATGGCACCATGTACCTAAAAGACCCAGCAGCATGGCAGCCTGGGAGCTGGAGTTCTGGGGTCCCTGGGGTATGTGGTCAAGACATGGGGTACTTGGGTGCTACAGGAGGCCGAGCTGTGTATGGGTGCACTCTGAGCTCCTTGCCTCTCTTCTTTCTAGCCGCTGGGTAAGGGTGATGCCTACCCTGGCTTATTGCACATTCCTTTTGGCGGTTGGCCTGTCGCGGGTCTTCATCTTAGCACATTTTCCTCACCAGGTGCTGGCTGGCCTAATAACTGGTGAGCAACTAGGGCAACGGGGTGGGCTGAGAGGATGCCTTCGGCAGTGGGAGGATCAGTCTAGGATCTTCCCAGCTTCTGTAGAGCCCACCCCAGAGGCCTCTCTTATGTCTCAGTTTGTTCTCTTGCCAGGCTGCActgcagctgggggtgggggctgggagggtcATATCCTTAAACTCCTTGAAGCTGCTGTCACTCTACTCTCATAGGCGCTGTCCTGGGCTGGCTGATGACTCCCCGGGTGCCTGTGGAGCGGGAGCTGAGCTTCTATGGGTTGACTGCACTGGCCCTCATGCTAGGGACCAGCCTCATCTATTGGACCCTCTTTACGCTGGGCCTGGATCTTTCTTGGTAAGTCTCACTTTGAAGCCTGGATGGGCTGGGCCCTGTCCTATCTTGCCTGCACCTAGCCTGTTGGGTCTCTGGTTCATTATAGCTAAAAAGGACACATTACCTATTCATATAGACCCTCAAAGGCACAAAGCAGAACATAGGAGTGGGCCCAGGGGCAGATGGCCAAGAGCCAGAGGCCTTCTACGTTCTAGTTTCTCTTGGCAAGGACTCTTCTTCCCCACAGGTCCATCAGCCTAGCCTTCAAGTGGTGTGAGCGGCCTGAGTGGATACATGTGGATAGCCGGCCTTTTGCCTCCTTGAGCCGTGACTCAGGGGCTGCCCTGGGCCTGGGCATTGCTCTGCACTCTCCCTGCTATGCGCAGGTGCGTCGGGCACAGCTGGGAAATGGCCAGAAGGTAGCCTGCCTTGTGCTGGCCATGGGGCTACTGGGCCCCCTGGACTGGCTGGGCCACCCCCCTCAGATCAGCCTCTTCTACATCTTCAATTTCCTCAAGTACACCCTCTGGCCATGCCTAGTCCTGGCCCTCGTGCCCTGGGTAGTGCACATGTTCAGTGCCCAGGAAGCAGCACCCATCCACTCTTCCTGACTTCTTGTGTGtctgcttctttcctttttctcccactAAGCCAACACTCTGTGACTACCACACTCCGGGAGGCAGCCCCATGCTCTTCCAGCCCCCAAGCAGGCCCTCCTCTAAATCTGCTTTCCTACCACCTGGTCTTAGCCCCAAAGATGGACCTTCTCTCTCCTAGAGAAGCTggtcctccctcttcctttcctctcaaGCCCCCAAAGAGCAAAGGCAACAGCAAGACCAGTGGGTTCCTGCAACACTGTGAAGGGCAGCTGGGGCAGCCCCAATAAAGCCCTCGAATACTCCGAGATTCCTTTCTTGCCTGTGCGTACCTCTCCATAGGCCTTGCCTGTGTGTGCACAAGCGGAACCCTTGCCAGGCTGCTCCAGTGGTCTCTGTGCCACCTCTGTTTCCAGGGGCAGAGAGGCAGGAAAGGAGAGGGCTGTAAACTCAGGTGAGACCTCTTGGCCCCCGGACCCCCTGCCTCATCACTGCCTAGGCCACATGAGAAGTCCCATGAGATGCTTTGACTATATTCAGCGTAACCCTGACTTTCACCTACGGGACAGATCTTGCGCCCCAATCTCCATTTTCGTAAATTGGCTTCTAGTCCAGGGGCTGGAGCAAAGATTAGTGTTTTTGGCTAGATAGGAGGATGAACTACTACTCCATTTGGGAGCCCAGAGAATAGAGATATTGGCCCCAGAAGGCACTGCCAGAAACAAGTTTATT
Encoded here:
- the G6PC3 gene encoding glucose-6-phosphatase 3 isoform X1; translation: MESTLGAGIVIAEALQNQLAWLENVWLWVTFLGDPKILFLFYFPAAYYASRRVGIAVLWISLITEWLNLVFKWFLFGDRPFWWVHESGYYSQAPVQVHQFPSSCETGPGSPSGHCMVTGAALWPIMTALSSQLATRTHSRWVRVMPTLAYCTFLLAVGLSRVFILAHFPHQVLAGLITGAVLGWLMTPRVPVERELSFYGLTALALMLGTSLIYWTLFTLGLDLSWTLLPHRSISLAFKWCERPEWIHVDSRPFASLSRDSGAALGLGIALHSPCYAQVRRAQLGNGQKVACLVLAMGLLGPLDWLGHPPQISLFYIFNFLKYTLWPCLVLALVPWVVHMFSAQEAAPIHSS
- the G6PC3 gene encoding glucose-6-phosphatase 3 isoform X2; translation: MESTLGAGIVIAEALQNQLAWLENVWLWVTFLGDPKILFLFYFPAAYYASRRVGIAVLWISLITEWLNLVFKWFLFGDRPFWWVHESGYYSQAPVQVHQFPSSCETGPGSPSGHCMVTGAALWPIMTALSSQLATRTHSRWVRVMPTLAYCTFLLAVGLSRVFILAHFPHQVLAGLITGAVLGWLMTPRVPVERELSFYGLTALALMLGTSLIYWTLFTLGLDLSWSISLAFKWCERPEWIHVDSRPFASLSRDSGAALGLGIALHSPCYAQVRRAQLGNGQKVACLVLAMGLLGPLDWLGHPPQISLFYIFNFLKYTLWPCLVLALVPWVVHMFSAQEAAPIHSS
- the G6PC3 gene encoding glucose-6-phosphatase 3 isoform X4 yields the protein MESTLGAGIVIAEALQNQLAWLENVWLWVTFLGDPKILFLFYFPAAYYASRRVGIAVLWISLITEWLNLVFKWFLFGDRPFWWVHESGYYSQAPVQVHQFPSSCETGPGSPSGHCMVTGAALWPIMTALSSQLATRTHSCCHSTLIGAVLGWLMTPRVPVERELSFYGLTALALMLGTSLIYWTLFTLGLDLSWSISLAFKWCERPEWIHVDSRPFASLSRDSGAALGLGIALHSPCYAQVRRAQLGNGQKVACLVLAMGLLGPLDWLGHPPQISLFYIFNFLKYTLWPCLVLALVPWVVHMFSAQEAAPIHSS
- the G6PC3 gene encoding glucose-6-phosphatase 3 isoform X3, giving the protein MESTLGAGIVIAEALQNQLAWLENVWLWVTFLGDPKILFLFYFPAAYYASRRVGIAVLWISLITEWLNLVFKWFLFGDRPFWWVHESGYYSQAPVQVHQFPSSCETGPGSPSGHCMVTGAALWPIMTALSSQLATRTHSCCHSTLIGAVLGWLMTPRVPVERELSFYGLTALALMLGTSLIYWTLFTLGLDLSWTLLPHRSISLAFKWCERPEWIHVDSRPFASLSRDSGAALGLGIALHSPCYAQVRRAQLGNGQKVACLVLAMGLLGPLDWLGHPPQISLFYIFNFLKYTLWPCLVLALVPWVVHMFSAQEAAPIHSS